CCGAGCGCCAGCGAGATCGGGTTGAACGGGTGGTCGACCGAGCCCATCGGCGTGGACTTGGTGATCTTCCCGACCTCCGAGGTCGGCGAGTACTGGCCCTTCGTCAGGCCGTAGATCCGGTTGTTGAACAGCAGGATCTTGAGGTTCACGTTGCGGCGCAGCGCGTGGATCAGGTGGTTGCCACCGATCGAGAGCGCGTCGCCGTCGCCGGTGACGACCCACACCGACAGGTCCGGCCGCGACACGGCGAGGCCGGTGGCGATGGTCGGGGCGCGGCCGTGGATCGAGTGCATGCCGTAGGTGTTGAGGTAGTACGGGAACCGCGACGAGCAGCCGATCCCGGACACGAACACCGTGTTCTCGCGCTTGATCCCGAGCGTGGGGAGGAACTGGCGCACGGCGGCGAGCACGGCGTAGTCGCCGCAGCCGGGGCACCAGCGCACCTCCTGGTCGGAGGTGAAGTCCTTGGCGGTCTGCTTGTCGGTCGTGGTGGGGACCCCGTCGAGGCCCCCGATCGACGGCAGTCCGAGATCGAGCGCGGTCATGCCAGCTCTCCAGACAGGTAGCTCAGGAACAGGTCCTGCAGTTCCTCGGCCTTGAACGGCAGGCCGGTGACGTTCGTGTAGCTCTTCGCGTCGACGAGGTACCGCGCGCGCAGGAGCAGGACCAGCTGACCGAGGTTCATCTCGGGCACCAGGACCGTGTCGTAGCGGGCCAGCACCTCGCCGAGGTTGGCCGGGAACGGGTTGAGGAAGCGGATGTGGGCCTGTGCGACCTTGTGGCCCAGCGCCCGGACGCGGCGGGCTCCTGCGCCGATCGGGCCGTAGGTGGAGCCCCAGCCCAGCACCAGCAGCGATGCGTCGCCGGTGGGGTCGTCGACCTCGAGGTCGGGCACGGTGATCCCGTCGACCTTCGCGCCGCGCAGCCGCACCATGCGGTCGTGGTTGGCCGGGTCGTAGGAGATCGAGCCGCGGCCGTCGGCCTTCTCCAGGCCGCCGATCCGGTGCTCCAGGCCCTTCGTGCCCGGGACCGCCCACGGTCGGGCGAGCGTGTCGTCGTCGCGCAGGTAGGGCCAGAACTCGCCGGAGCCGTCGGGGGCGTTGGTCTCGGTGGCGAAGCCCGGGTCGATCGGGGTCAGGGTGTCGACCGACGGGACCTTCCACGGCTCGGAGCCGTTGGCCAGCGAGCCGTCGGACAGCAGCAGCACCGGGGTGCGGTAGGTGACCGCGATCCGCGCCGCCTCCAGCGTGGCGTCGAAGCAGTCGCCGGGGCTCTGCGGGGCGACGACCGGGACGGGCGACTCGCCGTTGCGCCCGAACATCGCGTGCAGCAGGTCGGCCTGCTCGGTCTTGGTGGGCAGGCCGGTGGACGGGCCGCCGCGCTGGACGTCGACGACGATCATCGGCAGCTCCAGCGCCACCGCGAGGCCGACGGTCTCCGACTTGAGCGACAGGCCGGGCCCGGAGGTGGTGGTGACGCCCAGCGCCCCGCCGAACGAGGCGCCGAGCGCCGCGCCGACGCCGGAGATCTCGTCCTCGGCCTGGAACGTGGTGACGCCGAAGCCCTTGTGCTTGCTCAGCTCGTGCAGGATGTCCGACGCCGGCGTGATCGGGTACGACCCGAGGAACACGGGCAGCCCGGTGACCTGGCCCGCGGCGACGAGGCCGTAGGACAGCGCGGTGTTGCCGGTGATCTGGCGGTAGGTGCCGGTGGGCAGCGGCGCGGGCTTCACCTCGTAGGTGACGGCGAACGCCTCGGTGGTCTCGCCGTAGGCGTGCCCGGCCTTGAACGCCAGGATGTTGGCCTCGGCCAGGTCGGGGCGGCGCGCGAACTTCTCCCGCAGGAACCGCTCGGTGCCCTCGTGCGGCCGGTGGTACATCCACGACAGCAGCCCGAGCGCGAACATGTTCTTCGCCCGCTCGGCGTCCTTCTTGCTCAGCCCGGTCTCCGACAGCGCACCCATCGTCAGGGTGGCCATCGCGACCTCGTGCACCGCGTACTGCTCCAGCGAGTCGTCCTCGAGCGGGTTCGCCGCGTACCCGACCTTCGTCAGGTTGCGCTTGGTGAACTCGTCGGTGTTGACGATCAGCACGCCGCCCGCGGGCAGGTCGGCGATGTTGGCCTTGAGCGCGGCCGGGTTCATCGCGACGAGGACGTCGGGGCGGTCGCCGGGGGTGAGGATGTCGTAGTTCGCGAAGTGCAGCTGGAACGACGACACGCCCGGCAGCGTCCCGGCAGGGGCCCGGATCTCCGCGGGGAAGTTCGGCAGCGTCGAGAGGTCGTTGCCGAACGCGGCGGTCTCGGAGGTGAACCGGTCACCGGTGAGCTGCATGCCGTCGCCGG
This sequence is a window from Pseudonocardia petroleophila. Protein-coding genes within it:
- a CDS encoding 2-oxoacid:acceptor oxidoreductase subunit alpha: MTATPDTDVDRSQVVEKDRVVIRFAGDSGDGMQLTGDRFTSETAAFGNDLSTLPNFPAEIRAPAGTLPGVSSFQLHFANYDILTPGDRPDVLVAMNPAALKANIADLPAGGVLIVNTDEFTKRNLTKVGYAANPLEDDSLEQYAVHEVAMATLTMGALSETGLSKKDAERAKNMFALGLLSWMYHRPHEGTERFLREKFARRPDLAEANILAFKAGHAYGETTEAFAVTYEVKPAPLPTGTYRQITGNTALSYGLVAAGQVTGLPVFLGSYPITPASDILHELSKHKGFGVTTFQAEDEISGVGAALGASFGGALGVTTTSGPGLSLKSETVGLAVALELPMIVVDVQRGGPSTGLPTKTEQADLLHAMFGRNGESPVPVVAPQSPGDCFDATLEAARIAVTYRTPVLLLSDGSLANGSEPWKVPSVDTLTPIDPGFATETNAPDGSGEFWPYLRDDDTLARPWAVPGTKGLEHRIGGLEKADGRGSISYDPANHDRMVRLRGAKVDGITVPDLEVDDPTGDASLLVLGWGSTYGPIGAGARRVRALGHKVAQAHIRFLNPFPANLGEVLARYDTVLVPEMNLGQLVLLLRARYLVDAKSYTNVTGLPFKAEELQDLFLSYLSGELA
- a CDS encoding 2-oxoacid:ferredoxin oxidoreductase subunit beta; this encodes MTALDLGLPSIGGLDGVPTTTDKQTAKDFTSDQEVRWCPGCGDYAVLAAVRQFLPTLGIKRENTVFVSGIGCSSRFPYYLNTYGMHSIHGRAPTIATGLAVSRPDLSVWVVTGDGDALSIGGNHLIHALRRNVNLKILLFNNRIYGLTKGQYSPTSEVGKITKSTPMGSVDHPFNPISLALGAEATFVGRAIDSDRKGLTAVLGAAAAHRGTALVEIFQDCPIFNDGSFDVLRKGDDVEERLIHLTDGEPIRFGPAGDDGLGTFAVVREGFGLGVAKAAEVDASEIVVHDARDHNLAFALSRLSDQDLTHTVTGIFRDVDKVTYDDAARAQVAAAKEKTAAAGGPDLQALLNGRDTWTVVG